A portion of the Celeribacter baekdonensis genome contains these proteins:
- a CDS encoding N-formylglutamate amidohydrolase, translating into MTAKAPFHIFGVDRPGRFLVTCDHATNRVPEELGGDLGLSEADMARHIAYDIGARGVTRELARLLDSPSIETDFSRLVIDPNRGETDPTLVMKLYDGTIIAGNRHANAKEVTRRITAYHHPYHAAYEALAAQRDDVVICAVHSFTPQLKNRPPRPWQVGILSAYDRRITDPFIKALEAAPALKAEVERRGERLVIGDNDPYDGHLPGDAIDTHALKHGRLNLLIELRSDLIETEADQRLWAGLLAPILTETLKATGL; encoded by the coding sequence ATGACCGCAAAAGCCCCATTTCACATCTTTGGCGTGGATCGTCCGGGTCGCTTTTTGGTGACCTGCGACCACGCGACGAACCGCGTGCCTGAGGAATTGGGCGGCGACCTTGGCCTCTCTGAGGCCGATATGGCGCGTCATATTGCCTATGACATTGGCGCGCGCGGGGTCACGCGGGAATTGGCGCGCCTGTTGGACAGCCCCAGCATCGAAACCGATTTTTCGCGGCTTGTGATCGACCCAAATCGGGGCGAAACCGACCCGACTTTGGTGATGAAACTCTATGATGGCACGATCATTGCCGGTAATCGCCATGCCAACGCCAAAGAGGTTACACGCCGGATCACGGCCTATCATCACCCCTATCACGCCGCCTACGAAGCGCTGGCCGCACAGCGTGACGACGTGGTGATCTGTGCGGTGCATTCCTTTACGCCGCAACTCAAAAACCGCCCTCCCCGCCCGTGGCAGGTCGGCATTCTGTCGGCCTATGATCGCCGCATCACCGATCCGTTCATCAAGGCGCTGGAGGCCGCACCGGCCTTAAAAGCCGAAGTTGAGCGGCGTGGCGAACGATTGGTGATTGGCGACAACGACCCTTATGATGGCCACCTGCCCGGCGATGCAATTGACACCCATGCGCTCAAACACGGGCGGCTCAATCTGTTGATTGAACTGCGTTCTGATCTGATCGAAACTGAGGCGGATCAGCGCCTATGGGCGGGGCTTTTGGCCCCGATTTTAACCGAGACCCTCAAAGCAACAGGACTGTAA
- the pyk gene encoding pyruvate kinase translates to MRRLRNVKIVATLGPASNDYTTIRALSEAGADVFRLNMSHGDHEEIRARHAIIRKIETDLGRPIAILADLQGPKLRVGKFASGAHDLEEGDKFRLDLDAADGDGKRVQLPHPEIFAALKPGASLLVNDGKIRLTVEDCGEDYANCVVMVGGTISNRKGVNVPDVVLPLAALSPKDLKDLEFVCELGVDWVALSFVQRPEDVLQAKELVKGRASVLAKIEKPSAVESFDDILAVSDGIMVARGDLGVELPVQAVPPIQKRLTRKCRAAAKPVIVATQMLESMIESPMPTRAEVSDVATAIYEGADAIMLSAESAAGNYPVEAVTTMSNVAKEVENDPVYRDVLDASRSGTKKKTVADAIVSAAREIAETTEIKAIVCYSESGTTAALTARERPHVPIIAMTSRRGTARKLCLYWGMHCVMTGEVERFKMAVVNAARAARTSGFATEADKIVVIAGIPFNQPGSTNILRVAPCEERLIFNTDPE, encoded by the coding sequence ATGAGACGCCTTCGGAATGTGAAAATCGTGGCCACTTTGGGCCCCGCTTCCAATGACTATACAACCATCCGCGCGCTGTCAGAGGCCGGTGCGGATGTGTTCCGTTTGAATATGAGCCATGGCGACCACGAAGAAATCCGTGCCCGTCACGCGATCATTCGCAAGATCGAAACCGATCTTGGCCGCCCGATTGCCATTTTGGCCGACCTTCAGGGGCCGAAATTGCGGGTGGGTAAATTTGCCTCCGGCGCGCATGATTTGGAGGAGGGCGACAAGTTCCGCCTCGATCTGGACGCGGCGGATGGCGATGGCAAGCGCGTGCAACTGCCGCACCCCGAAATTTTCGCAGCGCTCAAACCCGGCGCTTCGTTGTTGGTCAATGACGGTAAAATTCGCCTCACCGTCGAAGACTGCGGTGAAGATTACGCCAATTGCGTTGTGATGGTTGGCGGGACGATTTCGAACCGCAAAGGCGTGAACGTCCCCGATGTGGTGCTGCCGCTGGCCGCGCTGTCGCCGAAAGACCTTAAAGATCTCGAATTCGTCTGCGAACTCGGCGTCGATTGGGTGGCGCTGTCGTTTGTGCAGCGTCCCGAAGATGTGCTTCAGGCTAAAGAACTGGTCAAAGGCCGCGCGTCGGTTTTGGCCAAGATCGAAAAGCCTTCTGCGGTCGAGAGTTTTGATGACATCCTGGCCGTTTCTGACGGGATTATGGTCGCGCGCGGTGATTTGGGCGTGGAATTGCCAGTTCAGGCCGTTCCGCCAATCCAAAAACGCCTGACGCGCAAATGTCGCGCCGCCGCCAAGCCGGTGATCGTTGCGACCCAGATGCTTGAGAGCATGATCGAAAGCCCGATGCCCACCCGCGCCGAAGTGTCTGACGTGGCGACCGCCATCTATGAGGGCGCCGACGCCATCATGTTGTCGGCGGAATCTGCGGCGGGCAATTACCCGGTCGAAGCCGTGACCACGATGAGCAATGTGGCCAAAGAGGTCGAAAACGATCCGGTTTACCGCGATGTTTTGGATGCGTCCCGGTCTGGCACCAAAAAGAAAACCGTGGCGGATGCGATTGTGTCTGCGGCGCGTGAAATCGCTGAGACCACTGAAATCAAAGCCATCGTGTGTTATTCCGAATCCGGCACCACGGCGGCGCTGACCGCGCGCGAACGGCCACATGTGCCGATTATTGCCATGACGTCGCGCCGGGGCACCGCGCGCAAGCTGTGCCTCTATTGGGGTATGCATTGCGTCATGACCGGCGAAGTCGAACGGTTCAAAATGGCCGTGGTCAATGCGGCGCGCGCGGCGCGGACATCGGGCTTTGCCACAGAGGCCGATAAAATCGTCGTCATTGCGGGCATTCCGTTCAATCAACCGGGTTCGACCAACATCTTACGCGTCGCGCCTTGCGAGGAACGCTTGATTTTCAACACCGATCCCGAATAA
- a CDS encoding D-amino-acid transaminase: MTRTVYVNGEYLPETEAKVSIFDRGFLMADAVYEVTSVIGGKLIDFAGHTARLERSLSELEMVSPVTMDELLAIHRELIAKNDIDEGGVYLQITRGAGSDRDFVWPDPEEVPGGIVLFTFAKPLLNSKTMDEGIKVISVEDLRWGRRDIKTTQLLYPSLAKMKAKKAGCSDAWLVEDGFVTEGYANNAYIVKDGTIITRQLSNDILHGITRAAILRFAKEAQIKIEERPFTIAEAQEADEAFVTSATGFSQPVIEIDGAMIADGTPGPIAKRLREIYVEEMLKTAI, translated from the coding sequence ATGACGCGCACCGTCTATGTGAACGGCGAATACCTGCCGGAAACCGAGGCCAAAGTATCCATTTTCGACCGTGGCTTCCTGATGGCGGATGCGGTGTATGAGGTCACATCGGTGATCGGTGGCAAGTTGATCGACTTTGCAGGCCATACTGCGCGCCTTGAGCGTTCGCTGTCCGAGCTTGAGATGGTGTCCCCGGTCACCATGGACGAACTTTTGGCGATCCACCGTGAATTGATCGCGAAAAACGACATTGACGAAGGCGGTGTCTATCTTCAGATCACTCGTGGTGCGGGCTCTGATCGTGATTTCGTCTGGCCGGACCCCGAAGAGGTGCCGGGTGGTATCGTGCTTTTCACCTTTGCCAAGCCGCTTTTGAATTCCAAAACCATGGACGAAGGCATCAAGGTGATTTCCGTCGAAGACCTGCGTTGGGGCCGTCGCGACATCAAAACCACCCAGTTGCTCTACCCATCTCTGGCCAAAATGAAGGCGAAAAAGGCGGGCTGTTCGGATGCGTGGCTGGTCGAAGATGGCTTTGTGACCGAGGGCTACGCCAACAACGCCTATATCGTCAAAGACGGCACGATCATCACCCGCCAACTGTCCAACGACATTCTGCATGGCATCACCCGCGCCGCGATCCTGCGCTTTGCCAAAGAGGCACAGATCAAGATCGAAGAGCGCCCCTTTACCATTGCCGAGGCGCAAGAGGCGGATGAGGCATTCGTGACCTCCGCGACTGGATTTTCTCAGCCGGTGATCGAAATTGACGGCGCGATGATTGCCGATGGTACGCCGGGGCCGATCGCCAAACGCCTGCGTGAGATTTATGTCGAAGAGATGCTGAAAACCGCGATTTGA
- the pheS gene encoding phenylalanine--tRNA ligase subunit alpha — translation MDDLKNKYLTAILTAGDESTLEDIRLQAVGKKGEVALKMRELGKMTPEERQEMGPKLNALKDEINSALAAKKVALEDAALDARLAEEWLDVTLPSRARPQGTIHPISRVSEEIYAIFADLGFAVAEGPQIEDDWHNFDALNIAPHHPARQEHDTFYMHRAEGDDRPNHVLRTHTSPVQIRSMIDQGAPIRIIAPGRVYRSDYDQTHTPMFHQVEGMAIDKDISMANLKWVLEEFYTAFFGTKVKTRFRASHFPFTEPSAEVDVQCRWENGSVTVGEGDDWLEVLGSGMMHPNVLKSGGIDPAQWQGFAFGMGIDRLAMLKYGIPDLRAFFDSDLRWLRHYGFSPLGVPTLAGGFTGNGKTFSDFSGPPEARP, via the coding sequence ATGGACGATCTGAAAAACAAATACCTCACCGCCATTCTGACGGCGGGGGACGAGTCGACGCTTGAGGACATTCGTCTTCAGGCCGTCGGCAAAAAAGGCGAAGTCGCTCTCAAGATGCGTGAACTGGGTAAAATGACCCCGGAAGAGCGCCAAGAGATGGGACCGAAACTCAACGCTTTGAAAGACGAGATCAACTCTGCGCTGGCCGCCAAAAAGGTCGCGTTGGAAGATGCCGCTTTGGATGCGCGTTTGGCCGAGGAGTGGTTGGACGTGACTTTGCCGTCGCGCGCCCGTCCGCAGGGCACCATTCACCCGATTTCGCGCGTCTCCGAGGAAATCTACGCCATCTTTGCCGATCTTGGCTTTGCCGTCGCAGAAGGCCCGCAGATCGAAGACGATTGGCACAATTTCGACGCGCTCAACATCGCGCCACATCACCCCGCGCGCCAGGAGCACGACACATTTTACATGCACCGTGCCGAGGGGGATGACCGCCCGAACCACGTTTTGCGCACCCACACCTCGCCGGTGCAAATCCGTTCGATGATCGACCAGGGCGCGCCGATCCGCATCATCGCGCCGGGTCGGGTGTATCGTTCGGATTATGACCAAACCCACACGCCGATGTTCCACCAAGTCGAAGGCATGGCCATCGACAAGGACATCTCCATGGCGAACCTGAAATGGGTGTTGGAGGAATTCTACACCGCGTTTTTCGGCACCAAGGTCAAAACCCGCTTCCGCGCCTCGCATTTCCCTTTCACGGAACCCTCCGCCGAAGTCGATGTGCAATGCCGTTGGGAAAACGGGTCTGTGACCGTGGGCGAAGGCGACGATTGGCTCGAAGTCCTTGGCTCCGGCATGATGCATCCGAACGTGTTGAAATCCGGTGGGATCGACCCCGCACAGTGGCAAGGCTTTGCCTTTGGCATGGGCATCGACCGCTTGGCGATGCTGAAATACGGCATCCCCGATCTGCGGGCGTTCTTTGACAGTGACCTGCGCTGGTTGCGCCACTATGGGTTCAGCCCGCTGGGGGTTCCGACCTTGGCTGGGGGATTCACGGGTAATGGCAAGACCTTCTCTGACTTTTCGGGTCCACCAGAAGCAAGACCCTGA
- the rpmI gene encoding 50S ribosomal protein L35, whose translation MPKMKTKSSAKKRFKMTATGKVKAGQAGKRHGMIKRTTKFIRDARGTTTLSAPDAKIVKSYMPYNR comes from the coding sequence ATGCCAAAGATGAAGACAAAGTCGAGCGCTAAAAAGCGCTTTAAAATGACCGCCACTGGCAAGGTCAAAGCGGGTCAAGCCGGCAAACGCCACGGCATGATCAAGCGTACAACGAAATTTATCCGTGACGCACGTGGGACAACCACGCTCTCCGCACCTGATGCGAAGATCGTGAAATCCTATATGCCGTACAACCGTTAA
- a CDS encoding 5-carboxymethyl-2-hydroxymuconate Delta-isomerase — translation MPHVVIDFSAGLEASFDMDLLCKSVFDALILDVEINAPALKIRARPQPYFHIGTEPQTFAHATLYLLAGRADDTKARLSDIVLHAMDAVLPSVGSLSVDVRDMNKTAYAKRVKG, via the coding sequence ATGCCCCATGTCGTGATTGATTTTTCCGCTGGTTTAGAAGCCAGCTTTGACATGGATTTGCTCTGTAAATCCGTGTTTGACGCGCTGATTTTGGATGTCGAAATCAACGCCCCGGCGCTCAAAATTCGTGCCCGGCCACAGCCCTATTTCCACATCGGAACGGAACCGCAGACCTTCGCCCATGCCACGCTCTACCTTTTGGCCGGGCGCGCCGATGACACCAAAGCGCGACTGTCCGACATCGTGTTGCACGCGATGGATGCGGTGCTGCCCAGTGTCGGCAGCCTGTCCGTCGATGTCCGCGACATGAACAAAACCGCCTATGCCAAACGTGTGAAAGGATAA
- a CDS encoding calcium-binding protein, with amino-acid sequence MLELFLLSALGTVALASMTGLIDWFDSSPSEDIEEADLDQDLALLDESAINDLETAFLEDPILAQGEVENEDDLLQIYTDTDWSNNQGTPDNDFIAIPDDITGGSDPIFAGAGDDVLLGSDGDNWDVFFGDEGDDTIFGRGGYDQIFGEEGNDILSGGDGDDLIVGGDGSDVIYGGAGNDNIYDSRYDRSYADDNRADVIVAGDGDDGIVIEDGVNLISLGQGADHVMVYTESGDNPNAVITDFDPAEDMLLLGVYDADAVLPDGASSVDMAYTLTEIDTELGPGTLVQPAALSEEEAASLEGASVGHAVLLGVTPDQLSDANIHVVLQNAESDRFADDSIYKIAEAEGATRL; translated from the coding sequence ATGCTCGAGTTATTTCTTTTGTCGGCGTTGGGAACGGTCGCGCTTGCTTCCATGACGGGGCTGATTGATTGGTTCGATTCATCCCCGTCTGAAGACATTGAAGAGGCCGATTTAGATCAAGATCTGGCGCTTTTGGATGAGAGCGCAATCAACGATCTGGAAACCGCGTTTTTGGAAGACCCGATTTTGGCGCAGGGTGAGGTCGAGAACGAAGACGATCTCTTACAAATCTACACGGACACCGATTGGTCGAACAACCAAGGCACGCCTGATAACGACTTTATCGCCATTCCAGATGATATCACAGGCGGCAGCGATCCGATTTTTGCGGGCGCGGGCGATGACGTGCTTTTGGGCTCTGATGGCGACAATTGGGACGTCTTCTTTGGCGATGAAGGCGATGACACCATCTTTGGTCGCGGCGGGTACGACCAAATTTTCGGCGAAGAGGGCAATGATATTTTGTCTGGCGGCGATGGGGACGATCTTATCGTCGGCGGCGATGGATCGGACGTGATCTATGGCGGTGCTGGCAATGATAATATCTATGATAGCCGTTATGACCGCAGCTATGCCGATGACAACCGCGCCGATGTGATCGTCGCGGGTGATGGCGATGATGGGATTGTCATCGAAGATGGTGTGAACCTGATCTCTCTTGGGCAGGGAGCAGATCATGTGATGGTCTATACCGAATCTGGTGACAATCCGAATGCGGTGATCACCGACTTTGACCCCGCCGAAGACATGCTTTTGCTGGGGGTCTATGATGCCGATGCGGTCCTGCCTGATGGAGCCAGTTCGGTCGATATGGCCTACACATTGACAGAGATTGACACGGAATTGGGACCTGGCACCTTGGTGCAACCCGCTGCATTGAGCGAAGAAGAGGCCGCGTCTCTTGAGGGGGCCAGTGTCGGTCACGCCGTACTGCTTGGGGTCACACCCGATCAACTGTCCGACGCGAACATTCATGTGGTGCTGCAAAATGCCGAAAGCGACCGCTTTGCGGATGACAGCATCTACAAAATCGCTGAGGCCGAGGGCGCGACCCGTCTTTGA
- a CDS encoding DUF1244 domain-containing protein: MDQIDAKTMIELEAAAFRTLRAHLMEKRTDVQNIDMMNLAGFCRNCLSRWVQEAANERGIEMSKDAARELYYGMPYEDWKTQSQTEASAEQQDAFKTAFAENVGEADKP, encoded by the coding sequence ATGGACCAAATCGACGCAAAAACCATGATCGAACTTGAGGCCGCCGCCTTTCGCACCCTGCGCGCGCATTTGATGGAAAAACGCACCGACGTGCAAAACATCGACATGATGAATCTGGCCGGGTTTTGCCGCAATTGCCTGTCGCGCTGGGTGCAAGAGGCCGCCAATGAGCGTGGCATTGAGATGAGCAAAGACGCGGCGCGCGAGCTGTATTACGGGATGCCCTATGAGGACTGGAAAACCCAGTCTCAGACGGAAGCGAGCGCCGAACAACAAGACGCGTTCAAAACGGCCTTTGCCGAAAACGTAGGCGAAGCTGACAAACCATAG
- the dgcN gene encoding N-acetyltransferase DgcN: MIETPYLLFLGDAPDQLAAKVAQGIKDWRPEFAVGQFRMDGCKADMKLPDMDLNEAKAADAKTLVIGVANRGGVISPAWKKVLIQALEEGFDLASGLHNLLRDEEDLAAVAKACGRTLHDVRVPSVKYPIANGVKRSGKRCLAVGTDCSVGKMYTALAMDAEMRAQGLKSTFRATGQTGILITGDGVPLDAVVADFMAGSIEYLTPDNDDDHWDLIEGQGSLFHVSYSGVTMALVHGGQPDALILCHEPTRDHMRGLPGYALPTLEVLRDVALTLAKVANPACVVVGISVNTQHMSEEEAVAYLGRVEAEMGLPAVDPFRHGAARLVEALANV; encoded by the coding sequence ATGATTGAAACGCCATACCTTCTTTTCCTCGGAGACGCCCCCGACCAACTGGCCGCGAAAGTGGCGCAGGGGATCAAGGACTGGCGTCCTGAATTTGCCGTCGGCCAATTCCGCATGGATGGTTGTAAAGCCGATATGAAATTGCCCGACATGGACCTCAATGAGGCCAAAGCGGCGGACGCAAAGACGCTGGTGATCGGTGTGGCCAACCGGGGTGGCGTGATCAGCCCGGCTTGGAAAAAAGTTCTGATCCAAGCGCTGGAAGAGGGGTTCGATCTGGCATCGGGCCTTCATAACCTGCTGCGCGACGAGGAAGATCTCGCTGCCGTGGCCAAAGCCTGCGGTCGCACGTTGCATGACGTGCGTGTCCCTTCGGTGAAATACCCCATTGCCAATGGCGTAAAGCGGTCCGGCAAACGCTGTTTGGCTGTTGGCACCGATTGTTCGGTGGGGAAAATGTACACCGCGCTGGCGATGGACGCGGAAATGCGCGCACAGGGGCTGAAATCCACCTTCCGCGCCACGGGTCAGACCGGCATTCTGATCACCGGCGACGGCGTGCCTTTGGATGCGGTCGTGGCCGATTTTATGGCGGGCTCGATCGAATATCTGACGCCCGACAATGACGACGACCATTGGGATTTGATCGAGGGGCAGGGCAGCTTGTTCCACGTGTCTTATTCTGGCGTGACCATGGCCTTGGTCCATGGCGGTCAACCGGACGCGCTGATCCTGTGCCACGAACCGACCCGTGACCATATGCGCGGCTTGCCGGGCTATGCTTTGCCGACGCTTGAAGTACTGCGCGATGTGGCGTTGACCTTGGCCAAAGTGGCAAACCCCGCTTGCGTCGTGGTTGGTATCTCCGTGAACACCCAACACATGTCCGAAGAGGAGGCCGTCGCCTATCTTGGTCGGGTTGAAGCCGAAATGGGCCTGCCTGCTGTCGATCCGTTCCGCCATGGCGCGGCGCGTCTGGTTGAAGCCTTGGCGAACGTTTAA
- the rplT gene encoding 50S ribosomal protein L20, translated as MSRTKGGTVTHARHRKVIKAAKGYYGARSRNFRTATQAVDKANQYATRDRKVRKRNFRALWIQRINAAVRSHDESLTYSKFINGLSLAGIEVDRKVLADLAIHEPDAFGAIVNQAKAALA; from the coding sequence ATGTCCCGCACCAAAGGTGGTACCGTCACCCACGCCCGTCACCGCAAAGTCATCAAAGCCGCAAAAGGCTATTATGGCGCGCGTTCGCGTAACTTCCGCACAGCCACACAGGCTGTCGACAAGGCCAACCAATACGCCACACGCGACCGTAAGGTCCGTAAGCGTAACTTCCGCGCCTTGTGGATTCAGCGGATCAACGCCGCTGTGCGTAGCCACGACGAATCCCTGACATATTCCAAATTCATCAACGGCCTGTCCTTGGCTGGCATCGAAGTGGACCGCAAAGTCCTCGCCGATCTCGCCATCCACGAGCCGGATGCATTTGGCGCCATCGTCAATCAGGCGAAGGCTGCTTTGGCGTAA
- the dgcA gene encoding N-acetyl-D-Glu racemase DgcA has protein sequence MTKLTVTSESFRLAEVFTISRGSRTEAKVLTVRATDGDLMGWGECVPYARYGESLESVADEIMALPEDITRASLQEALHPGAARNAVDCALWDLEAKRAGKRVWQMLDLPAPIPMITAYTLSLGTPESMQAAAAKHAHRPLLKIKLGTPDDMARLEAVRRGAPKSKIIVDANEGWSAEVYSDLAPHLVRLGVQLVEQPLPAGQDDMLAEIERPLPVCADESCHDRASLPDLKGKYDVINIKLDKTGGLTEALELRNAARAEGYGIMVGCMVGTSLAMAPAVLVAQGARVVDLDGPLLLAEDRDEPLKFDAQGVHPPVRALWG, from the coding sequence ATGACCAAGCTCACCGTCACCTCCGAGAGTTTTCGTTTGGCCGAGGTCTTTACCATCTCGCGCGGGTCGCGCACCGAGGCCAAAGTCCTGACCGTGCGCGCCACGGATGGCGATCTGATGGGCTGGGGCGAATGCGTGCCCTATGCGCGCTATGGTGAAAGCCTTGAGAGCGTCGCGGACGAGATCATGGCGCTGCCCGAGGACATCACGCGCGCGAGCCTGCAAGAGGCGCTTCACCCCGGTGCTGCGCGCAATGCGGTGGATTGTGCGCTTTGGGATTTGGAGGCAAAGCGGGCCGGAAAACGCGTCTGGCAGATGTTGGATCTGCCTGCACCGATCCCGATGATCACGGCCTACACGCTCTCGCTTGGCACGCCCGAAAGCATGCAGGCCGCCGCCGCCAAACATGCGCACCGACCGTTGTTGAAAATCAAACTCGGCACGCCCGATGACATGGCCCGCCTTGAGGCGGTGCGTCGCGGTGCGCCAAAATCGAAAATTATTGTGGACGCGAACGAGGGATGGTCCGCCGAGGTCTATTCAGACCTTGCGCCGCATTTGGTGCGGCTTGGCGTGCAGCTTGTGGAGCAACCCTTGCCTGCGGGGCAGGATGATATGTTGGCGGAGATTGAGAGACCCCTTCCGGTCTGCGCCGACGAGTCCTGTCATGATCGGGCGAGTCTCCCGGATTTGAAGGGCAAATACGATGTCATCAACATCAAGCTCGACAAAACCGGGGGGCTCACCGAGGCCTTGGAATTGCGCAATGCCGCAAGGGCCGAAGGTTACGGCATCATGGTCGGCTGTATGGTCGGGACCTCTTTGGCGATGGCCCCAGCGGTGCTTGTCGCCCAAGGTGCGCGCGTTGTGGACCTTGACGGACCTTTGCTTTTGGCCGAAGACCGTGACGAACCATTAAAATTCGACGCGCAGGGCGTTCACCCGCCTGTGCGCGCGCTTTGGGGCTAA
- a CDS encoding calcium-binding protein codes for MLLALLAFPMLIGVIYALDLGDSSDDTETETDDDPLEDMPEQPTPETTVEMAPADDAYEGTDEGEEILGTMGGEEIVANGGDDLVQGYGGNDTISLGTGNDWAHAGSGDDYVEGNGGDDVIYGGKGDDTVEGGYGNDYLFLGEGNDYSGISSGDPNMLGSQYLETGDDYISGGDGDDIILDRLGSNTLAGDDGNDIINGVDGDDDTPDVLLGGAGNDLIFTDDGDRVTGGTGADTIEQSYVSGDDPIVVTDFNASEDTLNIYVQDLTDAEVTADAVETSDGVTLLINGEPVSIIQGVTIADLASSDIYYITSA; via the coding sequence ATGCTTCTTGCACTGCTCGCTTTTCCAATGCTGATCGGCGTGATTTACGCTTTGGATCTCGGCGACTCGTCTGATGACACTGAAACCGAGACGGACGACGATCCTTTAGAGGATATGCCAGAACAGCCGACACCGGAAACAACGGTCGAAATGGCCCCGGCGGACGACGCCTATGAAGGCACGGATGAGGGCGAAGAAATCCTTGGCACCATGGGCGGCGAAGAGATTGTCGCAAATGGCGGTGATGACCTTGTTCAGGGCTACGGCGGCAACGACACAATCTCACTTGGCACAGGCAATGACTGGGCCCATGCCGGGTCGGGTGACGATTATGTCGAAGGCAATGGCGGCGATGACGTGATCTATGGCGGCAAGGGCGATGACACGGTCGAGGGTGGCTATGGCAACGACTATTTGTTCTTGGGCGAGGGCAACGATTATTCAGGGATTTCGTCGGGCGATCCAAACATGCTTGGCTCGCAATACCTTGAGACTGGCGATGATTACATCAGTGGCGGCGACGGCGATGACATTATCCTTGATCGCCTCGGCTCCAACACCTTGGCGGGCGATGACGGCAACGACATCATCAATGGTGTGGACGGCGATGACGACACCCCTGATGTGCTTTTGGGTGGCGCGGGCAATGACCTGATTTTTACCGATGATGGCGATAGAGTCACGGGCGGCACAGGGGCGGACACCATCGAACAAAGCTATGTCAGCGGAGATGATCCGATTGTGGTCACCGATTTCAACGCCAGCGAAGATACGTTGAACATCTATGTTCAGGATCTCACCGATGCGGAAGTGACCGCCGATGCGGTGGAGACCAGCGACGGGGTGACACTGCTCATCAATGGAGAGCCCGTGTCGATCATCCAAGGCGTCACCATCGCGGATCTGGCCTCATCTGACATCTACTATATCACCAGCGCGTAA
- a CDS encoding ASCH domain-containing protein: protein MTNPNDNMEDLQVTYPGAGTFKLADTKARVEHLNRLVAAKQKTATCLPWSEFENDQDALPQKGRCDIIANWDGTPAMVVRTVSVDKIKFRHVTPQLAMAEGEDKDIEAWRKRTAKAFGTKGVLDRDTVLVFETFELVEDLSVR, encoded by the coding sequence ATGACCAACCCAAACGACAACATGGAAGACCTCCAAGTCACCTATCCGGGGGCGGGGACGTTTAAATTGGCCGACACCAAAGCCCGGGTGGAACATCTCAACAGGTTGGTCGCGGCCAAACAAAAAACCGCCACCTGCCTGCCGTGGTCCGAGTTTGAAAACGATCAAGATGCCCTGCCGCAAAAGGGCCGGTGCGACATCATCGCCAACTGGGACGGCACCCCCGCCATGGTCGTGCGCACGGTGAGCGTCGACAAGATCAAGTTCCGCCATGTGACGCCGCAACTGGCGATGGCCGAGGGCGAGGACAAAGACATAGAAGCATGGCGCAAACGCACCGCCAAGGCGTTTGGCACGAAAGGCGTGTTGGATCGCGACACGGTATTGGTGTTTGAAACATTTGAACTGGTTGAGGATTTGAGCGTCCGCTGA